Genomic window (Bacillus pumilus):
TTTCAATTCGATCGTTTTATTTCGTAAAGCCTCGTCAGATAATTTCTCGAAATCTTGAGCGAGAGCTTCGATTTCATTTGCCTTTTTTTCATATCGGCTGATCGTACGTTTCGTAGGATCAAACACTTTATTTAAGATTCCAAGCATATAATAACGCTCCTCTATTTCATGCAATTTTTCGGCATGTCCAAAAGTTTGACAGGTCCATATTTACCTGCATTTATCATACCATACCTTCTTTCATTTCCAAAGAATTTGCAATGATTTCCCACAAAAAACCCGCCCCCTCATCAAGGGAACGGGTTTACTTTTTTTAGGTTGTTTTAGATCAGTATAAGCAGATGTTTAAGCGTTTGGCTCAATGAGTCCATATTTTCCATCATTTCGGCGATAAACCACATTGGTCAAATTTGTCTCTGCATTTGTGAAAACAAAGAAACTATGACCTAACATGTTCATTTGAAGAATGGCCTCTTCGCTATCCATCGGTTTTAAGTTGAAACGTTTTTGTCTGACGATTTCTGTTTCATCAATTTCTTCATCATCTTGAACAGCTACTTCAGCCGTTCCATTTCCTCCGGCAAATAAGTGTTTTTTAGCACCCTGCTCGCGGAACTTACGGTTTACTTTTGTTTTGTGTTTTCGAATTTGACGTTCTAATTTACTGGCTGCTAGGTCTACTGCATTGTACATATCTTCATTATGCACCTCAGCTCGAAGTGCTAGATCAGTCATTGGAATGGTAACCTCAACTTTAGATTCTTGATCGTTATAAAACTTCAAGTTCACGTTGACTGAAGCATCTACGTCTGTCTCAAAATAACGCTCCAGCTTTCCAATTTTTTTCTCGACATGATCTCTTAGTGCAGGTGTTACGTCGATGTTTTCGCCTCTGACATTGTAATTCATGTAAAGAACGCCTCCTTTAAAATTAAGGATATGTAAACCTATTTCTACTTTTCCCTCCTTTTCTCCTGCTCAAACGTAAAAAAAATGTGAATATTTATTGAAATTTGTCGAATTTTGCGGTGCTTCAACTGTTGCTTGATAGGTGATGAATATATATTCGGCTGGTTCTTGAAAAAGACCAGTTCACATTTAAATGGTGAAAGAAGAAATCGATGTTTTCAGCGAATGAGACAAAGTTTTTAAATCCTCCGCCGCTGCTTTCATCTCTTCATTTGCCGCCAATGATTCTTCAACAGCCGCAGACATGTACTCCGTCTCTTCTGAATTGCGTTTGGCTCCTTCTTCAATGACTCCAACCGTCTGAGAGATTTCCTCTGTACTCGCTGAAATTTGCTCCGCAGTGGCTGAAAGCTCCTCTGCTTTCATTGAGATATCACGGATCGATTCCAGAATTTCATGAAAGCTCTGTTCAGACAATTGCGAGACTTTCACACCTTCTGCTACATCTCGCTCAACCTTTGTCATTGATTGTGAGGATCTTTCCGTATCTTTGTTCACATTCGCGAGTAATTGCCCAATTTGATCTGTCAGCTGACCGGACTCTTCCGCCAGCTTTCTCACCTCATCTGCTACAACGGCAAAGCCTCTTCCATGTTCTCCTGCTCTTGCCGCTTCAATCGCAGCATTTAAAGCAAGTAAATTCGTCTGGTCAGCAATGGCATGGATATGACCTAACAGATCTTGAATACCCGTAAACTGTGCTTGTACATTGGCCATTGTAGAATGGTGCTCATTCACAGAATCTTTTATAGAGCTCATTTGCTTCACAAATTGCTGAATAAGAGCTGCACCCTCTTCAGCCTTTTCAGTCACTGAAATTGAGTGACCCGAAACATTGGATGTGTGTTCGGCTGTATTTTGCATACCAGTCGAGACTTCTTGAATCGCAGAAGCTACCTTTCCGACTGCATCTGATTGTTCACGTGAAGCTTCTCCGACCTGTTCAATCGAACTAGACGTCTGCTCACTAGCCGATATGGTTTGATGAATGGTTTCCTCAAACTGAGCAGCTGAATCAGCTAATTGTCTTGATCCGTTTTGCACCTGTAAAATGAGCTGACGCAAATGCGCCGTCATTTGATTAAAAGCGGTACCGAGTTGACCAATCTCATTTTTAGAGGTCACTTCAATCTCTTCAAGTGTGAGATCACCGTCTGCCATTCTTCTCGCGGCATTTGTGACCGATACGATCGGTTTTGTCATACGATGAACGAATCTGGTTCCAATCAACAAAAAGCCAACAATAATGACGGCACTGACTAGAATAAGTGTGAATAGTAATTGATTACTATCTTGATTAAGCTGATTGATTTTTTGGTCACGTTGTTTCAACTGAGTTTGAGCAAATTCTTTTGTAAAGGTATGTATTTCTTGTTCGATAGGCTGTAGCTCTTGAGTGAGGCGTGTGTTGAATTCTTTTTGATTTTGCATATTCAATGAATTAAATAATCGATTCGTTGAGGTGTAGTAGAGATAATTTTTTTCTGAGATTTGTTCTAATAGATTTTTTGCTTGTTTTGCAGTGCTCATTTTAGAAGCTTCAGTAGTTTTCTTATTAATATCTTCATATGTTTGCTCAATCTTCTGTAAATTTTCAGCATCTTGCACGACCACATATGTTTTAATTTGCGCTTCCTGCTTTTGCAGAAGCGTCTCTAATTCCAATGAGGTCTGATAAAGCTTCACCTCTTTGCTAAGAAGCGTCTTATAGGATTGATCTGTTTTGTAATAGATATAGCTTGAGAATCCTAAAATACTGACAAACAATACACATATGACAATAAGCCCAAACAAAAATTGATTTTTTAGTCTCATAATGTCCTCCGAATGGTCTGAATTGAACAAAAATTAATGAATGACATACGGCCTCATACAGGCATGTATTTCATCCATCCACTTTCTATATTCAGGTATAAAATATGATGTAAGGAATGATTGGAAGTGTATTGAAGGGAATGTATAGAAAGCTAGTATATCGAAACTTAAAAATATTTGATCAAACGAACGAATCGTTTTGGCAAAGTGCTCATTTTCAATAATTGAAAGCAGAAGGGGATGTGTTGTTTCTAAATGAAAGAAGGCGTGGATCAGATCATTAAAGATCCGATCCCCTTCTGTCTTAGCAAAATCCTTCTCAATTTCATCTAAATATTTTAGACTTTCTTCTATCGTATATAGAAGTTCATAATATGTGGTTAATAAAATATAGTCATCTGAACGATACGCCACATGTCTCACCTAATTATTTCCGTTTATCGTAGTATACGCCGTCACTTGTCATAGGCTGGTATGGATTTTGGTAATTCAGCTGTTTCGTTTTCTTTCTTTGAATGGCTTGGATATCTGCTTTAATCCCATTTTGGATCACGGTTAATTGCTTCGCCATCTGTTGATCTGTTTGAATGATTTCTTTGATTTTTTCTTTTTCTTGATCCGTCAGCTCATGCTGGATACCTCTCATTAATTCGTCTCTCTCAATTAAAAAGGCATCAAAGTCTTCAACAAGCGAGTCACTTTGCGGATTTGCCGCTATTTCGGCTGCCATTTTTAATGTTTGGTCACGAAGCTGATCCACAATACTCATAAAGATCCCCCGATAGAGTGGTGACGCCCTTTTCGATCAGTTTGAATGACTTCCTTCCAAGCATCTCGGAAATCAGTCACGTATTGCTCTACTTCAATCAGTATCTCTTCGTCATTTTGAAGGTTGGCTTCAATCAGTCTGCGGTAAATGTAATCATACATACTTGCCATACTCTTTGATACGTCATAAGAGCGATTTAAGGTGACATTTAATTCTTGAATGATGTTTTGAGCCTTTTTCAGGTTCACATTTCTCGTTTCTGCATCCTCTTTTTGAATGGCATACTTCGCGAGTCTAATGAACTTTAAGCAGCCTTCATAAAGCATAAGCGTCAACTCGGCAGGTGTTGCAGTCTCAATAGAATTTTTCTGATAGGCGGCATAAGGGTTCTGAATTGCCATATGTTATAAACCTCCAATTATTGTCCAAGCAGTTGAGAAAGATAGCCAGATTGGTTGTTTAGCTTTTGAATTGCACTATCCATGGCGTTAAACTTTTTGTAGTAACGGGCTTCTACCATTTTTAAGCGGTCTTGGAATGTATCCATTCGTTTTGTCAAAGAATCAAGGTCTTTACCAAGTCCATATTCCTTTAATTCCATCGTTGTGCTTCCAGCCTTTGTTTGAATGCTCTTCGTGAAGGCTGATAATGAATTTTTGACACGATGAATGATTCCTTGTTCTTTATATTGCTGCTGCGCTTTATCTTGATCTTTTGAATCCACATTTAACGAACCTGAGATAAACATTTGACTGACCTTCTGCGGGTCTTCTTCAATGGCTTTTCTTAATTTCTCTACGCCATTCATATCCTTAACTAATTCAAGCTTCCCGCCATCTTTATACGAGGATGAAGTAGAAATACCGATTTGTGTCATGTGAATTTTATTCCCATCACTTGTCGTAATATCAGCATAAAAATCACTTCTTATTTTAGAGGCACCACCTCGTAAAATGGAATCACTTCTCAGCAAGCCCGATTTAGCTGTTGTTTCCCATAACTCAATTTCTTTTTCAGACATGGCTTTTTTCTCTTCAGCCGTTAATGGCTGATAGTCTCTATTTCGTTTTTCATTC
Coding sequences:
- a CDS encoding methyl-accepting chemotaxis protein; the encoded protein is MTAHLRQLILQVQNGSRQLADSAAQFEETIHQTISASEQTSSSIEQVGEASREQSDAVGKVASAIQEVSTGMQNTAEHTSNVSGHSISVTEKAEEGAALIQQFVKQMSSIKDSVNEHHSTMANVQAQFTGIQDLLGHIHAIADQTNLLALNAAIEAARAGEHGRGFAVVADEVRKLAEESGQLTDQIGQLLANVNKDTERSSQSMTKVERDVAEGVKVSQLSEQSFHEILESIRDISMKAEELSATAEQISASTEEISQTVGVIEEGAKRNSEETEYMSAAVEESLAANEEMKAAAEDLKTLSHSLKTSISSFTI
- the hpf gene encoding ribosome hibernation-promoting factor, HPF/YfiA family, whose protein sequence is MNYNVRGENIDVTPALRDHVEKKIGKLERYFETDVDASVNVNLKFYNDQESKVEVTIPMTDLALRAEVHNEDMYNAVDLAASKLERQIRKHKTKVNRKFREQGAKKHLFAGGNGTAEVAVQDDEEIDETEIVRQKRFNLKPMDSEEAILQMNMLGHSFFVFTNAETNLTNVVYRRNDGKYGLIEPNA
- the fliS gene encoding flagellar export chaperone FliS; the protein is MAIQNPYAAYQKNSIETATPAELTLMLYEGCLKFIRLAKYAIQKEDAETRNVNLKKAQNIIQELNVTLNRSYDVSKSMASMYDYIYRRLIEANLQNDEEILIEVEQYVTDFRDAWKEVIQTDRKGRHHSIGGSL
- the fliT gene encoding flagella biosynthesis regulatory protein FliT, whose amino-acid sequence is MSIVDQLRDQTLKMAAEIAANPQSDSLVEDFDAFLIERDELMRGIQHELTDQEKEKIKEIIQTDQQMAKQLTVIQNGIKADIQAIQRKKTKQLNYQNPYQPMTSDGVYYDKRK